In Candidatus Thermoplasmatota archaeon, the genomic stretch CAGGTAAGTCTTTTGATTCGAATGGTAAGCTGGTGTTGTTCTATGATTGTGGTTTCGCAGATCATCCCAGATATGGTTACAGAGCAGGTGTATATTTTATCGTGTTGTGTACACTGGGTATGGATTGATATGTTTTTTAGTTCAGGTTCTATTGAGAAGACATCATAGATCATACGTTGTATCATATCGTCAAATGAGCTTGAAATCCAGGTATTTTTATACTTGTAAGACCCGCAATGAGCACAGATGAACATATCAAGAACTGAGGGACCTTTGGTAAATCGATGTGTCTTGACATAGCAGGAGACGCAGACACCGTTCTTGTAGATTGTTTTTTCTTTTCCGCATTCGACACAGAACATACTGATACATACCTTACATATTTTGAATATTGATTTTCTCAGGAGGAGATATCGCTTGAGGATTATAAGGGTAACGTAGCTTTTTTTAATTAAAGAGGTGATCTGAAACATTTTTTGGTACCAAGTGTTCATGAGGGTTGGTACGAGGTGTACCATAAGACGTTTTAACGATGGTTGACACAATAGATAGTAGGAAGTGATAGTGTATGGTGATGATGATTGTCGGGCAAGTGTCCTCAGCCGAGGAGGCAAACGAGATTGAATTTATTGCAAAGTCTTTTGTTGTCGGGAATCGTGCTCGTGTCTTAGCATTAACTGTTCGAGGAGGTTAGAAAGGATGGTGAATCAGAAAAAGAAAGTTAAAACCCCAAAAGAGATTGTTATCGAATGGGTAAATATTGTGTAAAATTTCTTTTAGTTTTCATTGTTTATGGTTTAGCAAGTTGAATCCGTTGTTTTTTTTTCTTTTGCGGAGTGGAAAAATCTTTTTTGTGCTGTGATTGGTTTTCGAGCGGAAGTGGTTTGTTGAGTCCTTCGTCTGCAAGTAGGTCGTATTCTATTTTATATTCTCCGGGGTCTCCTTCTGAAAAAGTAAATCCTTTCTCCCGGCAGAGGGTGATCATTGGTATGTTTTCTTTGAGAACAACGCCATACAGTCGTTTGAGATTTTTATCTTTTGCAATTTCTATGGTGTAGTCAATGAAATCTGATCCGAGACCTAAACGATGCCATCGGTCGCAGACTACGGTTGCAAATTCTGCTGAATCTGGTTCTATTGGATCGACGATAAGTCGAGTGACACCAATGATACGTCGTTTTCCATCTGGTTCCTTGATTTCCCCAACAATTCCTATTTCGCGGTCGTAGTCGATGTTGCAGTATCGCGTTCGTACTTCATGGGGTGTTTCTTTGATGATTCTGAAAAATCTGAATCGAACGGTTTCTTCTGAAAAGGTGTTGAACATTTCTTGCCACATGTTTTCGTCTTCTGGTTTTATCGGTCGGAGGATGACTTCAGTACCGTCTTTTAGTTTTACGGTTTTCGTGTATTTTGTTGGGTATGGTGCTATGACGAGATGGGGATGTTTGTATGGTTCTGGATCAAGAATGATGCGTGCATCAAGAGCGATGAGATCATTTCCACTGGGAACTAGAGGGTTGATGTCAACTTCTTTGATTTCAGGATGATCAATGATCATTTGTGAAAAGGTGACCATGAGTTCTTCTACCTTTTTCATATTTACGGGTGGTATGTTTCTGAATCCTTTAAGTAATTCGTAGGCTTTGGTTTTTTCGATAACACGCTGGGCAAGTGTTTGGTTGAACGGGGGAAATCCGATTGCTCGATCTTTGAAAAGCTCGGTGAAAATTCCTCCCAGGCCGAAGAGGATTACTGAACCAAAGATAGGATCTTTTTTGGATCCAAGAATGAGTTCATATCCATAATTTTGAACCATTTTTTGGATGGTTACTCCAAGGATGCGAGCAGTTGGTACTTTTTGTTGAGCACGGCTGACCATTTCTCGGTATGCTTTTTTAACTTCATCAGCATTATGAAGATTTAAAATCACCCCGCCAACATCACTTTTATGGGTGATGTCTGGTGAGTATATTTTCATAACAACGGGATATCCAATGTTGTCAGCAATGTGTGCTGCCTGGTCCTCATTTTCTGCAATTTCTGGTTTTGTTGTTGGTATGCCGTAAAGTTCAAGGAATTCTTTTGATTCATTTTCTGTTAGCAAAGTTCTTTTTTCTTGTTCTGCCTTTGCTATGATTTGTTTAATTCGTTCTGTGTGTGATGGCGTTTTAATGTTGAGTTCTTCAGGTGTTTCAAACAGTTGTGCAAGGTGCCGTTCGTAGTGGTAGAGGTACATGTAGGATTCGACTGCATCATCTGGAGAGTTATAGCTCGGTACATTGTTTCGATTTAAAGTTTGTCGTGCGTTGTAGACGCTTGCTTCGCCGATAAAGGTTGTGAGGATTGGTTTGGTTGATTTTTTTGAAAGATCAACAATGACATCGGCGAGTTTGTTCGGTTCAGCCATGACTTGAGGTACTGAGATGATAATCAAACCATCGATATTCTTGTCAGCGAGGCAGATTTCTATTGCTTTTTTGTAGCGTTCTTCGTCACCATCTCCAATGATATCAATTGGGTTTCCATGGCTCCAGGTTGGTGGGAGGACTTGGTTGAGTTTTTGCATGGTTTCCTCTGAGAGTTGCGCGAGTTTTCCACCTTTTTCGATGATTGCATCAGTTGCAAGAACTCCTGGTCCTCCTGCATTGGTGATAATTGCTATGTTTGGTCCCATTGGTCGTGGTTGTTTGGCAAGAATCGATGCACAGTTGAATAGATCAGTGATGTCATTGACTCGGACGATACCGGTTCTTCGGAATGCTGCTTCGTAGATCGCATCTTCTCCTGCAAGTGCACCAGTGTGTGATGCTGCTGCTTTTGCTCCTTCCTTGAATCGTCCTGATTTGATGACAATGATTGGTTTTGCTCGGGCGAATCCTTTTGCTGCGCTCATGAATTTTTTTGCGTTGGTGATTGACTCAATGTAGAGAACGATGCTTCTGGTATGTATATCCATTCCAAAGTAATCGATGAGGTCTCCAAAATCAACATCAAGCATTGATCCAACTGAGACAAATGATGAGAATCCAACTTTTGCTGCTGCCGCCCAATCAAGGATTGCACCACAGACTGCTCCGCTTTGAGAGAAGAGTGCGATGTTTCCTTTTTCAGGCATGGATCCGGCAAAGGTTGCGTTGAGGTTGAGATAAGGCATGATGAACCCGACGCAGTTTGGCCCGATGATGCGCATGCCGTATTTTTGTTTAATTTTAAGGAGTTCTTGTTCAAGTGCCGCTCCTTGTGGTCCGATTTCTTTGAAACCTGCGGAAATGATAAGGATTCCTTTGATGCCTTTTTGTCCGCATTCTTCAAGAACTGCTGGAACGACTTTTGCAGGTGTTACAATGATTGCAAGATCAACGACCTTGGGAACGTCTT encodes the following:
- a CDS encoding bifunctional acetate--CoA ligase family protein/GNAT family N-acetyltransferase, with translation MGRNRILDTIFKPKSIAVIGASDTPGSAGYRIFRNLIGSGYQGVVYPVNPNRESVQGVQAYRSIKDVPKVVDLAIIVTPAKVVPAVLEECGQKGIKGILIISAGFKEIGPQGAALEQELLKIKQKYGMRIIGPNCVGFIMPYLNLNATFAGSMPEKGNIALFSQSGAVCGAILDWAAAAKVGFSSFVSVGSMLDVDFGDLIDYFGMDIHTRSIVLYIESITNAKKFMSAAKGFARAKPIIVIKSGRFKEGAKAAASHTGALAGEDAIYEAAFRRTGIVRVNDITDLFNCASILAKQPRPMGPNIAIITNAGGPGVLATDAIIEKGGKLAQLSEETMQKLNQVLPPTWSHGNPIDIIGDGDEERYKKAIEICLADKNIDGLIIISVPQVMAEPNKLADVIVDLSKKSTKPILTTFIGEASVYNARQTLNRNNVPSYNSPDDAVESYMYLYHYERHLAQLFETPEELNIKTPSHTERIKQIIAKAEQEKRTLLTENESKEFLELYGIPTTKPEIAENEDQAAHIADNIGYPVVMKIYSPDITHKSDVGGVILNLHNADEVKKAYREMVSRAQQKVPTARILGVTIQKMVQNYGYELILGSKKDPIFGSVILFGLGGIFTELFKDRAIGFPPFNQTLAQRVIEKTKAYELLKGFRNIPPVNMKKVEELMVTFSQMIIDHPEIKEVDINPLVPSGNDLIALDARIILDPEPYKHPHLVIAPYPTKYTKTVKLKDGTEVILRPIKPEDENMWQEMFNTFSEETVRFRFFRIIKETPHEVRTRYCNIDYDREIGIVGEIKEPDGKRRIIGVTRLIVDPIEPDSAEFATVVCDRWHRLGLGSDFIDYTIEIAKDKNLKRLYGVVLKENIPMITLCREKGFTFSEGDPGEYKIEYDLLADEGLNKPLPLENQSQHKKDFSTPQKKKKQRIQLAKP